The Chionomys nivalis chromosome 20, mChiNiv1.1, whole genome shotgun sequence genome includes a region encoding these proteins:
- the Star gene encoding steroidogenic acute regulatory protein, mitochondrial isoform X1, translating to MLLATFKLCAGSSYRHMRNMKGLRHQAVLAIGQELNRRTLGDASSGWISQVRRRSSLLGSQLEATLYSEQELSYIQQGEVAMQKALGILSNQEGWKKETQQENGDEVLSKVVPDVGKVFRLEVVVDQPMDRLYEELVDRMEAMGEWNPNVKEIKVLQKIGKNTIITHELAAAAGNLVGPRDFVSVRCAKRRGSTCVLAGMATHFGEMPEQSGVIRAEHGPTCMVLHPVAGSPSKTKFTWLLSIDLKSTFDTDGRCPSGSFRASKGGCGAFLLQPSPSSAKGRFSPAPNTLASRRKKLMRKERAFN from the exons ATGTTGCTAGCCACATTTAAGTTGTGTGCTGGGAGCTCCTACAGACACATGCGGAACATGAAAG GACTGAGGCACCAAGCTGTGCTGGCCATTGGCCAGGAGCTGAACCGGAGAACACTGGGAGACGCCAGTTCTGGGTGGATCAGTCAGGTTCGGCGTCGGAGCTCTCTGCTTG GTTCTCAGCTGGAAGCGACACTCTATAGTGAGCAGGAGCTGTCCTACATCCAGCAGGGAGAGGTGGCTATGCAGAAGGCCTTGGGCATCCTCAGCAACCAGGAAGGCTGGAAGAAGGAGACCCAGCAG GAAAATGGCGATGAAGTGCTAAGTAAAGTAGTCCCAGATGTGGGCAAGGTGTTTCGGTTGGAGGTGGTGGTAGACCAGCCTATGGACAGACTCTATGAAGAACTTGTGGACCGCATGGAGGCTATGGGAGAGTGGAACCCAAATGTCAAGGAGATCAAG GTCCTGCAAAAGATCGGGAAAAACACAATCATCACCCATGAGCTGGCTGCAGCAGCAGGAAACCTGGTGGGGCCCCGTGACTTTGTGAGCGTGCGCTGTGCTAAGCGCAGAGGCTCCACCTGTGTGTTGGCAGGCATGGCCACACATTTTGGGGAGATGCCCGAACAAAGCGGTGTCATCAG AGCTGAACACGGTCCCACCTGCATGGTGCTTCACCCAGTGGCTGGAAGTCCCTCAAAGACTAAATTCACTTGGCTCCTTAGTATTGACCTCAAG TCTACTTTTGACACAGATGGTCGCTGCCCATCCGGGAGCTTCAGGGCGAGCAAGGGCGGTTGTGGGGCTTTTCTGCTACAACCGTCGCCGTCATCAGCTAAGGGAAGATTCAGCCCAGCACCAAACACGCTGGCTTCAAGAAGAAAAAAGCTGATGAGGAAGGAAAGGGCCTTTAACTAA
- the Star gene encoding steroidogenic acute regulatory protein, mitochondrial isoform X2, with translation MLLATFKLCAGSSYRHMRNMKGLRHQAVLAIGQELNRRTLGDASSGWISQVRRRSSLLGSQLEATLYSEQELSYIQQGEVAMQKALGILSNQEGWKKETQQENGDEVLSKVVPDVGKVFRLEVVVDQPMDRLYEELVDRMEAMGEWNPNVKEIKVLQKIGKNTIITHELAAAAGNLVGPRDFVSVRCAKRRGSTCVLAGMATHFGEMPEQSGVIRAEHGPTCMVLHPVAGSPSKTKFTWLLSIDLKGWLPKTIINQVLSQTQMDFANHLRKRLESSPASEARC, from the exons ATGTTGCTAGCCACATTTAAGTTGTGTGCTGGGAGCTCCTACAGACACATGCGGAACATGAAAG GACTGAGGCACCAAGCTGTGCTGGCCATTGGCCAGGAGCTGAACCGGAGAACACTGGGAGACGCCAGTTCTGGGTGGATCAGTCAGGTTCGGCGTCGGAGCTCTCTGCTTG GTTCTCAGCTGGAAGCGACACTCTATAGTGAGCAGGAGCTGTCCTACATCCAGCAGGGAGAGGTGGCTATGCAGAAGGCCTTGGGCATCCTCAGCAACCAGGAAGGCTGGAAGAAGGAGACCCAGCAG GAAAATGGCGATGAAGTGCTAAGTAAAGTAGTCCCAGATGTGGGCAAGGTGTTTCGGTTGGAGGTGGTGGTAGACCAGCCTATGGACAGACTCTATGAAGAACTTGTGGACCGCATGGAGGCTATGGGAGAGTGGAACCCAAATGTCAAGGAGATCAAG GTCCTGCAAAAGATCGGGAAAAACACAATCATCACCCATGAGCTGGCTGCAGCAGCAGGAAACCTGGTGGGGCCCCGTGACTTTGTGAGCGTGCGCTGTGCTAAGCGCAGAGGCTCCACCTGTGTGTTGGCAGGCATGGCCACACATTTTGGGGAGATGCCCGAACAAAGCGGTGTCATCAG AGCTGAACACGGTCCCACCTGCATGGTGCTTCACCCAGTGGCTGGAAGTCCCTCAAAGACTAAATTCACTTGGCTCCTTAGTATTGACCTCAAG gGATGGCTGCCGAAGACTATCATCAACCAGGTCTTATCGCAAACCCAGATGGACTTTGCCAACCATCTGCGCAAGCGCCTGGAGTCCAGCCCTGCCTCTGAAGCCCGGTGTTAA